One genomic region from Bactrocera tryoni isolate S06 chromosome 3, CSIRO_BtryS06_freeze2, whole genome shotgun sequence encodes:
- the LOC120770653 gene encoding uncharacterized protein LOC120770653 codes for MLWIAELTDQLAPPKSQPASGECGSSSILSGENINVSTNTSRNTSSWQKNIEQRIRKLEEISAQNTVLLERIIDILQPKKIELMIFPIKNINDLASAESLLLNKPEAEIVAYLKKKFSKRPLSKILDEVIAESLLLKVNWDGAKNKISL; via the exons ATGCTGTGGATTGCGGAGCTTACAGACCAACTAGCACCACCAAAAAGCCAACCGGCTAGCGGCG AATGCGgaagttcttcaattttaagTGGAGAAAATATTAACGTGTCCACCAATACTTCCCGAAACACCTCCTCCTGGCAGAAAAACATAGAACAAAGAATACGGAAGCTAGAGGAAATATCGGCGCAGAACACTGTACTCCTGGAGCGGATTATTGACATATTGCAACCGAAGAAGATTGAATTAATGATATTTcctattaaaaacataaatgatTTAGCATCTGCAGAGTCCTTGCTTTTGAATAAGCCTGAGGCAGAAATT GTGGCGTatctgaagaaaaaattttcaaagaggCCCCTATCAAAAATTTTGGATGAAGTGATTGCGGAGTCCCTGCTCTTAAAAGTGAATTGGGATGgagccaaaaataaaataa GTTTATGA